A segment of the Fusarium musae strain F31 chromosome 2, whole genome shotgun sequence genome:
AGGAATCTCCGCAGCCGCTAACACCGCCGCAGTTACTAAGACTCGGCACAACGCTTACCCCGTGCCCAAGCCCACTGGACAGAGCTCATCTGACAAGACTGGTTCCGGATCCAAGggctccaacaacaacaacaacaacgctggcagcaacaacaacgctGGTAGCAACACTATCGTGACTTCATATGTTACTGTTTCTGCTGCTGAGACCCACTACGTCACCGTCACTGCTGACGCTCCTGCTTGCACTGCTTGAGTGTAAGTGGTGATGCGAGTGTGTATAAGCTTCTTGGGGATGTTGTTTGTGTTTCTTGGAGGGGGTATATATTATTCATTTGATGTAGATATTTACTTATGGGTAGCCTCCTGTGGGGGTATTCAATGTGAGATATTTGAGGAACTGTTTCGTCGTTTTCAGTGAAGTTTATGTTCGAGAATTAAGCTGTATTGCCTGAATAGGAAATTAACACGGGCCCGGTACGGAGGTAAGACACCGGAGCTCAGCTCCGAATGTCTTGGCTTAGTACTGCTACCTTAGCCAAGCTCTTTAGCAGACAGGTATATTTATTTGTGCTTCAGGTTAGATATAGCCTATATACCCGCGGTCTTTTGTCGTTGCAATTGTTATAACACCGATTACTTTGAACTAAACTCACTAGTCGAGGCTATTGATGCACGAGATATTTACTTTTGCCCTTGATCCTTCCAAGATCAAAGGAATGTTTGTGTGAAGGACGAGCATCCGTCTCAACAACTTGCTCACTCCTGCAAGCTATTGGTCAACACTGTGCTTGCATAGCttgactctggctctggttgtCCATATTGCTACGGTGTCACAAAGATTGGAAGAAACCTGAGACGGCTGCCTGATAACGTTGCTTGTGGAGGTTTTCAGCTAAGCCATGGTCCCGGATCCCCGTTTTTGGTCCTCGTTGATCGCTGGCAAAATGATCAGTAGTAGAAGTACGtagtcaagaagaagcagtccTCGATCCGTGATGGAAATACCGTTTGACTCTACTTGGGATCCCGTGACATCAATAGTGTACTGTACCTTACAGATAATAATTACCCATCTCAGCTATATGTGTGAATGTGCTGATGGATGGATCCCTGCGTGAACACTTCATCGTGCTTCTGAAAATGAGAcacatcatctttgacgcGGGCTTAGATCCCTGCGGGGCATAGAAGATCATTACTTCATAGCTCGGTAATCGAATGCATGATACGTAAAAGACCAAATAGCACCCAACAGCTGAAGAATGCGtcatttttctttcttctctttcctcttctccaagttACTACCGGCAGGGAGGAAACCTGCATCGCGCAAGCCACCAACACAATGGGACCACCTATCGTATACTCCGAGTCCGCGTCGCCTGAAACTGAACCAAACGAGCAAATTCTCGCTGAcctggctggtgatgaggatgcaGAGTCGATTTCTGGTGATTTGTCAACGGTGTCCATAACGAGCAGTATTCTTGAGTACCGGAAACACTATGGGAGGACGTATGAGAATATTCAGTCGACGGAGTATTGGGCGCCTAATGATGCGCAGCAGAACCATGGTCTGGACCTCACCCATGTGGGATTGTTCTTCACTCTCGATGAGAAATTGTTTCTTGCGCCTATAAAAGAACCGAAACGTGTGTTGGATATCGGCACGGGGACGGGGATTTGGGCGATTGACTTTGGAGATGAGTACCCAGAGGCTGAAGTCACAGGCACAGATCTAAGCCCCATCCAACCAGTCGTAGTCCCTCCAAACGTCAAGTTCGTCATTGAAGATTGTCTGCTCGACTGGACGTGGCCTGAAGATCACTTCGACTTTATCCACCTCCGCGCCATGTATGGCAGTGTTCCCGACTGGGTTGATCTGTACAGCAAAGCGTATACACACCTCGCGCCAGGAGGCTGGATCCAAGATCTGGAAATGGACGTCAAGCTCCAATCCGATCACGTCAAGTTACCTCCCGACCATGTCTTCAACGTCTGGGCAGATGCAATCTACACCGCCGGTGAGAAAATGGGCCGTCCATTCGACGTCTGCAAAGGGCACACGATGCGCGATAATCTCAAAGCAGCTGGATTCGTCGACATTGTGGAAAAGAGGATAAAAGCGCCTATGCACTTGTGGCCTAGCGATGAGAGACTAAAACGAGCAGGAGAACTGTTCCTGGAGGCTCTGGAGCAGAGTATTGAGGGGTATGCGAATTTGCTGCTCATGGATCTACTGGGGTGGTATAGAGAGGAGGTTCAAGTGTTGCTGGGGTTGTTTCGTAGGGAGATGAAGGATAAGGGTAACTGTGCTTGGGTTGAGACGTGAGTTGGGGCCTTCTTAGAGGAGCGGATGTGGGTTTGCTGACGACCTATAGGACTGTTGTGTATGGACGGAAACCTTTTGGTCATGAGACGACGACGAACTAGACGCTCGCAAGACCAGGATTGGAGATATCTGCTTTGGCACACGATCCATGGACAAGATTTGCCAGCATCAGAGAGACAAGTCTCCCCGGAAGTCCACCGAAAGAGGACAAGAGTAGACCACGCTCCGTAGTCCAACTTGAGGCTGCTTGGAGTACTGCTGGATATCAGTCCAACGCCCGTATTCAGCCTCATCCGCGCCTCAAACCACGAACAAAGCCTCGTCCATATTCCCGTCAAAGTTAAGATCTACCCAATTCCCGTCAATAAAAACCTCTAAACCTCTTTTGTAATCGACAGATGGGTGGCTCCTCACTTCCCGTCAACCATCCGTCCCACCATGCCAAAAGCAGCCGTCTTATATCAAGCCTCATCTAGATCAACTGATTGACAGGTCACTTCCAGCCGAGACAACCGAGATCTATGATTCAATTTTAAACTATGGCGGCCGAACACGAAATGCCTGAAACGATCATAAGTGCAGGGACTATGAAGGGGCAAGGAATGCTGGCTGTCTCAGGGAGAAAGCCTATCGGGGCTGGGTGGGAACTAATCCGGTAGTGAGGTTTTGAAGATCTGCGATTTGGTATGGTGACGGGGATGTGAAAAGACGGTTATCTGCCACTGGCAGTGAGGGATTGGAGGACTTGGCAGAGGATAGAGTGGAAGAGAGATGCTTTCGGATGGATTTGGTGACGCTGCGATCAATATCTTGAGCAGATTTTCTAAAGAAATAAGGATTCAGATACAGGAGATACTCACGCGTACATTACTTATGAATAATGAATGCTCGTCCATACTCTCCTGTCAGAATCATCCCATGCCCAGCAGAAACAAGATCTCTAGCCATGTTGATCACCCGCAGCGATCGCTATCTTCCAACCTGAGATCGATATGCTCAAGACCAGGTTACACCAAACTCTCCGATCTACCACCAAGCTTTTTCGTACAAGAAGGAGGCTTGGCCGGAAAGAAAAGCACCAAACTAAGGATCTGCAGTTTTTGCTGCCAGCAGCACCCAGTGTTTTCTGTCCCCCCAATGCAGGGGAGAATGCTGCAGCCCGATCTAAGGTTTTACCTCAGGAACTTGCAGATCCTCCCgctttaagctttaaattCCCTATAGAAAGAGGATTAGATCGGCGTTCATGATATGCCGTTGATGGGATGCAAGTCAAGCCTCGAAGCTTGTCTCCTGAGAGTATAAGGCTGCGATGTCCTCCCAGCGCCAAGATCCCTTCAGCTCTGGCAGCTCTGCTTCCTGTTCCTCCTATCTTTCGTTCTGAGATTATTCTTCTTCGGGGTGATTCAAtaagtcttttcatcatgaagttcacACTCTTCCTCACAGCCACGCTCTTCACTGGTGCCTTGGCTACTCCCCTGGCCAAGACAGTCACCGTTCGAGATGAGACACTTGCAGCTCGCCGTCTGCCGGCCATTGCTACACCCCGCATTGGCGTCACTGTAGTctcaaaaaagaagaagtctgCATCTCGCGATAAGCGCTCAATTGGCCGTAAGGATGTGAGCGTGGTCAGCTTACTAGATCGtgttgctgagaagatcaaggagagaTGTGGTGACATCGGTACGTCGAGTATACCTAATTTCACTCCAATTACTAACAAGTGACAAAGAATCTATTTTAGAGGAAACCAAGGTTGAGAGACTGTCAAAAGACAAGGCTGTGTATAAAGTCGTTGGCAAGATGAACAGCATCAGAGCGACACTCTCCCGAACAGTCTCTATCATAGACAGGACTTCAACTCTTGATCTCTCTCAAGATGATGGCCAAGCTCTACTCAACCATGTCTACTTCATCACAAAGGAGCTGCACAGCACAGTTAAAGACTCCGTCGCTACACTAGGAGGAACAGGAGCTCGCTCCATGTCTCGAGCAACTCACATGCTCGCCGATGTCCTTAGCAACATCGTCACCCTCAACCCAGACACCGCCTCAGACATGTATCGCAAGCTATCAcctatcttcttcaacatggtTTCCAGCGATGAGAAGGACTTGCATGTCTTTATCATGAGCTCAGTGACAGAGTTCTTGTCATCCATCAAGCCTGATGATCTTAACTCAGACACTGCATGCGGTTCTGAAGATTGTTCCAACAGTCCAAACGAAGACTTGAAATAAAGGCAAATTGTTTAATAGGTTATTGTGTGTGTAATGAGAAACGGCCGGAATAATGACAGCAACATGGAAAGGAGTATGGGAATCTTGAATCATCACGATCTTTACGAAACATTAACTGCATAGCATTTTAAGATCTTAGCATAACCCTCACTTAATTCACTTTGTCACAACTACCACATTGAAGTAAACAAACTGCAATTGGTGACCTGTTCCCATCCGTGATAGACACCCACCCATGGATTGATGTACGAGATGTAAGAGGTCTGCACACACGCTATAAAGATCGTTGGCCGTAACTACGGCCCGTGTTATAGCTCGTTGGAGATAACACGGGCATCACGAATGTGTTAGCACCAAAGGAAGACGCCTCAAGACAACGTCTTATGAGTAGCTAGAATTAAGAGTAGCTAGAATTAAGAGTAGCTGCCGTTGAGCCGTCACAAGTGTCGATCGTTTGAAGACGAGAATGATCATTAATCAAAACACGCTACCTTTTGCCCAAGAATGAGTACGAAATCCTTCGAGTGCGTTGTCTTGCCACATCTCGCCAACATACCACAACCACCAACAGACAACAAACTCATAGAAATCAATATGTGGAGTATTATTCCAAATCCCAGATGACCACCCTATCCAAAACGCCATCCCAGCTATCAATACAATCTAACTATTCCCCCTATCTCACCCGTCTCTCCCCCGCTCTCGCAAGTCTCTCCTTTGCCGCCTCAACAACACTCCTCCTCAACGGCTGCACCTCTCCATcgccctcctcatcctcaccctCCTTCACAACGGTCCACTTCTTCGCAGAACCCTGCATGCCCGCCCACAGGTCCGTCGGCAGAAACTCCCCCACATCCTGCCGAAACGCCTCGCGCGACACGCGGTCTGTCTCGAGGAGCTTGTCCACGTTCTCTTGTGCCTTGCGCCAGAGGCTGCGCACTCGATCGTCCACTGCGCGACGGCGCTCGACTTCGAGAATCAGACTGTCATACGCACTTGCGTAGCGCTCGTAAAAATCCTTGAGCTGCTGCATTTCCTGTAATTTGGCAAAGAcgctctccttctccataTCCCATCGTGTTTTGAAGTCTCCCTCGGCCGCGAGGTAGTCAGCGAGTCGATCGCCGATATCGCCCAGAATAGCGTATGCCTGCAGCATGCCCGTGTACGCCTGTTTTGAGATGTCGTGCTGTTCCTGCAGCACTGTGTAATCCTGCTCCATTGCCGTGAGGCGCTCTTGTATTTCCTGCACCACGTCGTCGACCTCGCGTGCGTCCTGCACGACGACTTTTAACATCTCAGCTCGGTCTTTCGCCGTTTTGGGTTCGAGGTCGGACACATTGGACTCTTGCTCGGCGATGACGCCTGAAATGGAGACCCCGTCGTTTCCTTGGGACTGTGTAGCCTCGGCAGCTCTACGGCGAGCGAGAGCTACGCCGCCTTCTGTCGTTCGGATCGCGGTGACGCACATGTCGAAGTGATGGGTCAGCGATGCGAGGAGCTGGGCCATGTTGGCTGAATGGTCGACTAGACTCTCGAGGATCTCGCCGGCCGATGGATTATTGCCCTGGGGTATATCTTGTATGCTGGGCGTATCGGCGACTACTTTCTTCAGATTCCGGATGTCGTTATCGAAACGGAGTAAATCTCCGTCAAAAGATTGCTGAATAGCCTGGTCGGTGTCAGCGCATGATTGGCGATGCCTTCGCCGGGCAGCTTACCTGTAGCTCCTGGATGCTTTGCTTCATCGCCTCGCGCACGCCATCCACACCTCCTTCATCGAT
Coding sequences within it:
- the ATG17 gene encoding autophagy protein 17 (antiSMASH:Cluster_2.2~EggNog:ENOG41), giving the protein MASSSKSSLRRSHGDSSGASSGHSHPRSATQSRVSTSPSIDIDTLVNHLLVAKRSLSSITLVLRANEIANDARQSHDDVSILAAQAGFLRTSILDQTAILVRTRRSLQSTYEWGKKDFRKLVKSMDLVDGQLDHTMEMLRETGVEGVFRPKGEERRSLLDFIDEGGVDGVREAMKQSIQELQAIQQSFDGDLLRFDNDIRNLKKVVADTPSIQDIPQGNNPSAGEILESLVDHSANMAQLLASLTHHFDMCVTAIRTTEGGVALARRRAAEATQSQGNDGVSISGVIAEQESNVSDLEPKTAKDRAEMLKVVVQDAREVDDVVQEIQERLTAMEQDYTVLQEQHDISKQAYTGMLQAYAILGDIGDRLADYLAAEGDFKTRWDMEKESVFAKLQEMQQLKDFYERYASAYDSLILEVERRRAVDDRVRSLWRKAQENVDKLLETDRVSREAFRQDVGEFLPTDLWAGMQGSAKKWTVVKEGEDEEGDGEVQPLRRSVVEAAKERLARAGERRVR
- a CDS encoding hypothetical protein (antiSMASH:Cluster_2.2) — encoded protein: MGPPIVYSESASPETEPNEQILADLAGDEDAESISGDLSTVSITSSILEYRKHYGRTYENIQSTEYWAPNDAQQNHGLDLTHVGLFFTLDEKLFLAPIKEPKRVLDIGTGTGIWAIDFGDEYPEAEVTGTDLSPIQPVVVPPNVKFVIEDCLLDWTWPEDHFDFIHLRAMYGSVPDWVDLYSKAYTHLAPGGWIQDLEMDVKLQSDHVKLPPDHVFNVWADAIYTAGEKMGRPFDVCKGHTMRDNLKAAGFVDIVEKRIKAPMHLWPSDERLKRAGELFLEALEQSIEGEMKDKGNCAWVET
- a CDS encoding hypothetical protein (antiSMASH:Cluster_2.2), with product MKFTLFLTATLFTGALATPLAKTVTVRDETLAARRLPAIATPRIGVTVVSKKKKSASRDKRSIGRKDVSVVSLLDRVAEKIKERCGDIEETKVERLSKDKAVYKVVGKMNSIRATLSRTVSIIDRTSTLDLSQDDGQALLNHVYFITKELHSTVKDSVATLGGTGARSMSRATHMLADVLSNIVTLNPDTASDMYRKLSPIFFNMVSSDEKDLHVFIMSSVTEFLSSIKPDDLNSDTACGSEDCSNSPNEDLK